From the genome of Salvelinus alpinus chromosome 19, SLU_Salpinus.1, whole genome shotgun sequence, one region includes:
- the LOC139545554 gene encoding protein FAM216A: MRKQVTFVEEIRKGDRLIKRGGSRVLATRSAESNNMYHHRYIDSEHVYKEQNTRVEMHRTAHFKVPDHQQVKTIHVPKSMMTAPFLQHPTLTTGQKRYLYSIANVYSTEHMRRLMKQHYLNVLHRCIKSGHSSLDGTKHTTGGPLLKDRLTFKMDNERDSGSRIKPYGQRNGTTVHSKVILPKITNSPSAE; encoded by the exons atgagaaaacaggtTACATTTGTCGAGGAAATAAGAAAAGGAGATCGCCTGATAAAACGCGGTGGTAGTCGCGTTTTAGCAACAAG ATCTGCGGAGTCAAATAACATGTACCATCATAGATATAtag ACTCTGAGCATGTGTATAAGGAACAAAACACCAGGGTGGAGATGCACAGGACAGCACATTTCAAGGTTCCTGACCACCAGCAGGTGAAAACCATACACGTCCCCAAGTCCATGATgactgcaccatttctacag CATCCAACCCTCACAACTGGACAGAAACGATATCTCTACAGTATTGCAAATGTTTACAGCACCGAGCACATGAGACGACTGATGAAGCAACACTATCTCAATGTGCTGCACCGGTGTATAAAATCAG GTCATAGCTCTTTGGATGGAACCAAACATACTACTGGAGGCCCACTGCTTAAAGATCGGCTCACGTTCAAGATGGACAATGAGAGAGATTCTGGATCTAGGATCAAGCCATATGGACAGAGGAATGGCACCACAGTGCACTCTAAAGTTATCCTCCCAAAGATTACCAACAGTCCCAGTGCAGAGTGA